A stretch of Mycobacterium sp. ITM-2016-00316 DNA encodes these proteins:
- a CDS encoding DUF309 domain-containing protein, with the protein MGSDAERDRDDTGRPRNTRPRDALGRPLPYGSTGVPRIPDDLQLSPAETLRYAQDLLDRGQAFGAHEVLESAWKDGPDSERALWQGLAQLAVGITHVQRGNRSGAAKLLRRAAGRLRPIELPAPHGIGVAGLIDRAEALADDLDGGGDITPDRLRIRLLGAD; encoded by the coding sequence GCGACGACACCGGACGGCCGCGCAACACCCGGCCCCGCGACGCGCTGGGCCGGCCACTGCCCTATGGCAGCACCGGGGTGCCGCGCATCCCCGACGATCTACAACTGTCCCCGGCCGAGACCCTGCGCTACGCCCAGGACCTCCTCGACCGCGGGCAGGCGTTCGGCGCCCACGAGGTGCTGGAATCGGCGTGGAAGGACGGCCCCGATTCCGAACGCGCGCTGTGGCAGGGGCTGGCGCAGCTGGCGGTCGGCATCACCCATGTGCAGCGCGGCAACCGATCGGGTGCGGCCAAGCTGCTGCGCCGGGCTGCCGGGCGGCTGCGTCCGATCGAGCTTCCCGCCCCGCACGGCATCGGAGTTGCCGGGTTGATCGACCGGGCCGAGGCACTGGCCGATGACCTCGACGGCGGCGGCGATATCACCCCTGACCGGCTGCGCATCAGGCTGCTCGGCGCTGACTAG